A portion of the Fusobacterium nucleatum genome contains these proteins:
- a CDS encoding DMT family transporter, with the protein MNKKRYFGDLMLFLAAFIWGTAFVAQVTGMDRIGPFTFNMARSIIAIICLGAYLIITKSKLPKDIGVLLQGGLVCGFFIFMGTSLQQIGLQYTTAGKTGFITSFYILIIPFLTMIFLKHKIDLLTWISIIIGFIGLYLLAIPNLSDFTINRGDFIVFLGSFCWGGHILIIDYYSKKVSPVQLSFLQFVMLTILSGICALLFENETATMNNIFLSWKSIAYAGFLSSGIAYTLQMVGQKYTNPIIASLILSLEAVFAALAGYIMLDEVMTSREFLGCSIVFLAIIFSQIPKDIFKKKYVSLKK; encoded by the coding sequence ATGAATAAAAAAAGATATTTTGGTGATCTAATGTTATTTTTAGCAGCATTTATATGGGGAACTGCTTTTGTCGCCCAAGTTACAGGTATGGACAGGATAGGACCTTTTACTTTCAATATGGCTCGTTCTATTATTGCAATTATATGTTTAGGTGCTTATTTAATTATTACTAAATCTAAATTACCAAAAGATATTGGAGTTTTATTACAAGGTGGCTTAGTTTGTGGATTTTTTATATTTATGGGGACTTCTCTACAACAAATCGGTTTACAATATACAACAGCAGGTAAAACTGGCTTTATAACTTCATTTTATATTTTAATTATTCCTTTTTTAACTATGATTTTCTTAAAACATAAAATTGATTTATTAACTTGGATAAGTATAATTATAGGTTTTATTGGACTCTATTTACTTGCTATTCCAAATCTAAGTGATTTTACGATAAATAGAGGAGATTTTATAGTTTTTCTAGGTTCATTTTGTTGGGGAGGGCATATTTTAATTATAGATTATTATTCTAAAAAAGTTAGCCCTGTTCAATTATCATTTTTGCAATTTGTTATGTTAACTATTTTATCTGGAATATGTGCCTTATTATTCGAAAATGAAACTGCAACAATGAATAATATTTTTCTTTCTTGGAAGTCTATTGCTTATGCAGGATTTTTATCATCAGGAATAGCATATACTTTACAAATGGTAGGACAAAAATATACAAATCCAATAATTGCCTCTTTAATTTTAAGTTTAGAAGCCGTTTTTGCTGCTCTTGCAGGATATATTATGCTTGATGAAGTTATGACTTCAAGAGAATTTTTAGGTTGTTCTATTGTATTTTTAGCAATAATATTTTCTCAAATTCCTAAGGATATATTTAAGAAAAAATATGTGAGCTTAAAAAAATAA
- a CDS encoding AzlC family ABC transporter permease: MEEFRFALKRYFLISLAYFFIGVTFGLLMKEAGYGTIWSFLSAVFIYGGTIQLLLVGILKNHTPILTVGLISLLVNSRHMFYGLTYIDEFKKIRKKSFLKFLYLSLTLTDEVYSLYIGSKFPERLNRTKIMLWINSLAYSTWIFGCTMGGILYNFINFDLKGIDFIITEFFCIVVISQLVEDKSYISTSVGMISSIVAFLIVGSNFILLAIIFSMISLLLLKNKVSKKEVDKI, from the coding sequence ATGGAAGAATTTAGATTTGCATTAAAAAGATATTTTTTAATATCACTGGCATATTTTTTTATTGGAGTAACTTTTGGTCTTTTAATGAAAGAAGCTGGTTATGGAACTATTTGGTCTTTCTTGTCTGCTGTATTTATTTATGGAGGGACAATACAGCTACTGTTAGTAGGAATTTTAAAAAATCATACACCTATCTTAACAGTAGGATTAATTTCACTACTTGTAAATTCTAGACATATGTTTTATGGTTTGACCTACATAGATGAGTTTAAAAAAATAAGAAAAAAATCATTTTTAAAGTTTTTATATCTATCATTAACACTAACAGATGAAGTTTATTCTTTATATATAGGTTCTAAGTTTCCTGAAAGACTTAATAGAACAAAAATAATGCTTTGGATAAATTCTTTAGCATACTCTACTTGGATATTTGGTTGTACAATGGGAGGTATTTTGTATAATTTTATTAATTTTGATTTAAAAGGAATTGATTTTATAATTACAGAATTTTTCTGTATTGTTGTTATTTCCCAGCTAGTAGAAGATAAATCATATATTTCAACTTCTGTTGGAATGATTTCATCTATTGTTGCATTTTTGATAGTAGGAAGTAATTTTATACTTTTAGCCATTATATTTAGTATGATTTCTTTATTATTATTAAAGAATAAAGTTTCTAAGAAAGAAGTTGATAAAATATGA